One genomic segment of Physeter macrocephalus isolate SW-GA unplaced genomic scaffold, ASM283717v5 random_266, whole genome shotgun sequence includes these proteins:
- the ACHE gene encoding acetylcholinesterase isoform X2, with translation MRPPWCPQYTPSLASPLLLLLFLLGGGAEAEGPEDPELLVTVRGGRLRGLRLMAPGGPVSAFLGIPFAEPPVGPRRFLPPEPKRPWPGVLNATAFQRVCYQYVDTLYPGFEGTEMWNPNRELSEDCLYLNVWTTYPRPASPTPVLVWIYGGGFYSGASSLDVYDGRFLAQAEGTVLVSMNYRVGAFGFLALPGSREAPGNVGLLDQRLALQWVQENIAAFGGDPTSVTLFGESAGAASVGMHLLSPPSRGLFHRAVLQSGAPNGPWATVGVGEARRRATLLARLVGCPPGGAGGNDTDLVACLRTRPSQDLVDHEWHVLPQESVFRFSFVPVVDGDFLSDTPEALINAGDFHGLQVLVGVVKDEGSYFLVYGAPGFSKDNESLISRAQFLAGVRVGVPQASDLAAEAVVLHYTDWLHPEDPARLREAMSDVVGDHNVVCPVAQLAGRLAAQGARVYAYIFEHRASTLSWPLWMGVPHGYEIEFIFGLPLEPSLNYTVEERTFAQRLMRYWANFARTGDPNDPRDPKAPQWPPYTAGAQQYVSLNLRPLEVRRGLRAQACAFWNRFLPKLLSATDTLDEAERQWKAEFHRWSSYMVHWKNQFDHYSKQDRCSDL, from the exons ATGAGGCCCCCGTGGTGTCCCCAGTACACGCCCTCCCTGGCTTCCccgctccttctcctcctcttcctcctgggaggaggggcagaggctgAGGGCCCAGAGGACCCAGAGCTGCTGGTGACGGTGCGTGGGGGCCGGCTACGGGGCCTCCGCCTAATGGCCCCTGGGGGCCCTGTCTCTGCTTTTCTGGGCATCCCCTTCGCAGAGCCACCTGTGGGCCCCCGTCGCTTTCTGCCACCAGAGCCCAAGCGGCCCTGGCCAGGGGTGCTGAATGCCACAGCCTTCCAAAGAGTCTGCTACCAATATGTGGACACCTTGTACCCCGGCTTTGAGGGCACCGAGATGTGGAACCCCAACCGTGAGCTGAGTGAGGACTGCCTCTACCTCAATGTGTGGACAACGTACCCCCGGCCCGCGTCCCCCACCCCTGTCCTCGTCTGGATCTACGGGGGTGGCTTCTACAGCGGGGCCTCCTCCCTGGACGTGTATGATGGTCGCTTCCTGGCCCAGGCCGAGGGGACTGTGCTGGTGTCCATGAACTACCGGGTGGGAGCCTTCGGCTTCTTGGCCCTGCCGGGGAGCCGGGAGGCCCCAGGCAATGTGGGTCTACTGGATCAGAGGCTGGCACTGCAGTGGGTGCAGGAGAACATAGCAGCCTTCGGGGGGGATCCGACGTCAGTGACTCTGTTTGGGGAAAGCGCAGGTGCCGCCTCCGTGGGCATGCACCTGCTGTCCCCACCCAGCCGGGGCCTGTTCCACAGGGCCGTGCTGCAGAGCGGGGCACCCAATGGGCCCTGGGCCACAGTGGGTGTGGGAGAGGCCCGCCGCAGGGCCACGCTGCTGGCCCGCCTCGTGGGCTGTCCGCCTGGTGGGGCTGGTGGCAATGACACAGACCTGGTGGCCTGCCTGCGGACGCGGCCGTCTCAGGATCTGGTGGACCACGAGTGGCATGTGCTGCCTCAGGAAAGCGTCTTCCGCTTCTCCTTCGTGCCTGTGGTGGATGGAGACTTCCTCAGTGACACGCCCGAAGCCCTCATCAATGCTGGAGACTTCCATGGCCTGCAG GTGCTGGTGGGTGTGGTGAAGGATGAGGGCTCCTATTTTCTGGTTTACGGGGCCCCAGGCTTCAGCAAAGACAACGAGTCTCTCATCAGCCGGGCCCAGTTCCTGGCCGGGGTGCGGGTCGGGGTCCCCCAGGCAAGTGACCTGGCTGCCGAGGCTGTGGTCCTGCATTACACAGACTGGCTGCACCCTGAGGACCCGGCGCGCCTGAGGGAGGCCATGAGTGATGTGGTGGGCGACCACAACGTCGTGTGCCCCGTAGCCCAGCTGGCTGGGCGACTGGCCGCCCAAGGCGCTCGCGTCTATGCCTACATCTTTGAACACCGTGCATCCACGCTCTCCTGGCCCCTCTGGATGGGGGTGCCCCACGGCTACGAGATCGAGTTTATCTTCGGGCTCCCCCTGGAACCCTCGCTAAACTACACTGTCGAGGAGAGAACATTTGCCCAACGACTGATGAGATACTGGGCCAACTTCGCCCGCACAGG GGACCCCAATGACCCCCGGGACCCCAAAGCCCCGCAGTGGCCACCATACACGGCGGGAGCGCAGCAGTACGTGAGCCTGAACCTGCGGCCGCTAGAGGTGCGGCGGGGGCTGCGCGCCCAGGCCTGCGCCTTCTGGAACCGCTTCCTACCCAAATTGCTCAGCGCCACCG
- the ACHE gene encoding acetylcholinesterase isoform X1, whose product MRPPWCPQYTPSLASPLLLLLFLLGGGAEAEGPEDPELLVTVRGGRLRGLRLMAPGGPVSAFLGIPFAEPPVGPRRFLPPEPKRPWPGVLNATAFQRVCYQYVDTLYPGFEGTEMWNPNRELSEDCLYLNVWTTYPRPASPTPVLVWIYGGGFYSGASSLDVYDGRFLAQAEGTVLVSMNYRVGAFGFLALPGSREAPGNVGLLDQRLALQWVQENIAAFGGDPTSVTLFGESAGAASVGMHLLSPPSRGLFHRAVLQSGAPNGPWATVGVGEARRRATLLARLVGCPPGGAGGNDTDLVACLRTRPSQDLVDHEWHVLPQESVFRFSFVPVVDGDFLSDTPEALINAGDFHGLQVLVGVVKDEGSYFLVYGAPGFSKDNESLISRAQFLAGVRVGVPQASDLAAEAVVLHYTDWLHPEDPARLREAMSDVVGDHNVVCPVAQLAGRLAAQGARVYAYIFEHRASTLSWPLWMGVPHGYEIEFIFGLPLEPSLNYTVEERTFAQRLMRYWANFARTGDPNDPRDPKAPQWPPYTAGAQQYVSLNLRPLEVRRGLRAQACAFWNRFLPKLLSATASEAPCTCSGPAHGEAAPRPRPGLPLSLLLLLFLLLSRLLRL is encoded by the exons ATGAGGCCCCCGTGGTGTCCCCAGTACACGCCCTCCCTGGCTTCCccgctccttctcctcctcttcctcctgggaggaggggcagaggctgAGGGCCCAGAGGACCCAGAGCTGCTGGTGACGGTGCGTGGGGGCCGGCTACGGGGCCTCCGCCTAATGGCCCCTGGGGGCCCTGTCTCTGCTTTTCTGGGCATCCCCTTCGCAGAGCCACCTGTGGGCCCCCGTCGCTTTCTGCCACCAGAGCCCAAGCGGCCCTGGCCAGGGGTGCTGAATGCCACAGCCTTCCAAAGAGTCTGCTACCAATATGTGGACACCTTGTACCCCGGCTTTGAGGGCACCGAGATGTGGAACCCCAACCGTGAGCTGAGTGAGGACTGCCTCTACCTCAATGTGTGGACAACGTACCCCCGGCCCGCGTCCCCCACCCCTGTCCTCGTCTGGATCTACGGGGGTGGCTTCTACAGCGGGGCCTCCTCCCTGGACGTGTATGATGGTCGCTTCCTGGCCCAGGCCGAGGGGACTGTGCTGGTGTCCATGAACTACCGGGTGGGAGCCTTCGGCTTCTTGGCCCTGCCGGGGAGCCGGGAGGCCCCAGGCAATGTGGGTCTACTGGATCAGAGGCTGGCACTGCAGTGGGTGCAGGAGAACATAGCAGCCTTCGGGGGGGATCCGACGTCAGTGACTCTGTTTGGGGAAAGCGCAGGTGCCGCCTCCGTGGGCATGCACCTGCTGTCCCCACCCAGCCGGGGCCTGTTCCACAGGGCCGTGCTGCAGAGCGGGGCACCCAATGGGCCCTGGGCCACAGTGGGTGTGGGAGAGGCCCGCCGCAGGGCCACGCTGCTGGCCCGCCTCGTGGGCTGTCCGCCTGGTGGGGCTGGTGGCAATGACACAGACCTGGTGGCCTGCCTGCGGACGCGGCCGTCTCAGGATCTGGTGGACCACGAGTGGCATGTGCTGCCTCAGGAAAGCGTCTTCCGCTTCTCCTTCGTGCCTGTGGTGGATGGAGACTTCCTCAGTGACACGCCCGAAGCCCTCATCAATGCTGGAGACTTCCATGGCCTGCAG GTGCTGGTGGGTGTGGTGAAGGATGAGGGCTCCTATTTTCTGGTTTACGGGGCCCCAGGCTTCAGCAAAGACAACGAGTCTCTCATCAGCCGGGCCCAGTTCCTGGCCGGGGTGCGGGTCGGGGTCCCCCAGGCAAGTGACCTGGCTGCCGAGGCTGTGGTCCTGCATTACACAGACTGGCTGCACCCTGAGGACCCGGCGCGCCTGAGGGAGGCCATGAGTGATGTGGTGGGCGACCACAACGTCGTGTGCCCCGTAGCCCAGCTGGCTGGGCGACTGGCCGCCCAAGGCGCTCGCGTCTATGCCTACATCTTTGAACACCGTGCATCCACGCTCTCCTGGCCCCTCTGGATGGGGGTGCCCCACGGCTACGAGATCGAGTTTATCTTCGGGCTCCCCCTGGAACCCTCGCTAAACTACACTGTCGAGGAGAGAACATTTGCCCAACGACTGATGAGATACTGGGCCAACTTCGCCCGCACAGG GGACCCCAATGACCCCCGGGACCCCAAAGCCCCGCAGTGGCCACCATACACGGCGGGAGCGCAGCAGTACGTGAGCCTGAACCTGCGGCCGCTAGAGGTGCGGCGGGGGCTGCGCGCCCAGGCCTGCGCCTTCTGGAACCGCTTCCTACCCAAATTGCTCAGCGCCACCG